The Epinephelus lanceolatus isolate andai-2023 chromosome 14, ASM4190304v1, whole genome shotgun sequence region TGTGAAGTGAGGAGATGGATCTTCTTCACCTTGCAGGGTGCTTTCAGCAGCATCTCACAGAACCGCAGGAAGTTGTACAGCTGtaggggagaggagggagaagcaCAGTGGTACAGTTTAACTATAATCATCAGTACAAAGGTACAGAGTGCTTTATgcattgtaaaaataaaaaaaggagaaaattcaACATTTAAGGCAATAAACTTTGACAACTTATCACACAGTTTACTTCAAACTAAACTTCTCTAAACTATAAAATTAAGTCTACTGGATTAAAACAACTAATGTTTTCTCATTGACACAATATAATTAAGGATTAGTCTGTAAATCAGTCACAAGGCTGAAAATCAAATAATCATTTAagccatttatccattacaAATACTTACAGCTTTTCAAGTATGTAGACAGATGGCATTTCTGTTTGATAGTTTTGGCAGTTACcatgttggtcagacaaaattTTATTGTAAAATGAAGGATATTTATTAccaatatttatacattttagcTCAGTGATGTGTCTGTTTGCCTGTTGTATGTTACTGTGCTTCTCTGTGTTCAAACTGCAAAACTGTTCAAAATatactcaccggccactttattaagtacacctgttcaactgcttgttaacacaaatagctaatcagccaatcacgtggcagcaactcaatgcatttagacatatagacatggtcaagacgacctgctgaagttcaaactgagcatcagaatgaggaagaaaggtgatttaagtgactttgaacgtggcatggttgttggtgccagatgggctggtctgagtatttactgggattttcacacacaaccatctctagggtttacagaggatggtcccaaaaagagaaaatatccagtgagccaaaatgccttgttgatgccagaggtcagaggagaatggccagactggttcaagatgatagaaaggcaacagtaactcaaataaccactggttacaaccaaggtctgcagaagaccatctctgaaccaacaacacgtccaaccttgaagcagatgggctacagcagcagaagaccacaccaggtgccactcctgtcagctaacaacaggaaactgaggctacagttcacacaggctcaccaaaactggacaatagaagattggaaaacgttgcctggtctgatgagtctggatttctgctgccacattcagatggtagggtccgaatttggtgtaaacaacatgaaggcatggatccatcctgccttgtatcaacggttcaggctagtggtggtggtgtaatggtgtgggggatattttcttggcacactttgggccccttagtaccaactgagcatggtttaaacaccacagcctacctgagtattgttgctgaccgtgtccatccctttatgaccacagtgtacccatcttctgatggctacttccagcaggataacgcaccatgtcacaaagctcaaatcatctcaaactggtttcttgaacatgacaatgagttcactgtactccagtggcctccacagtcaccagatctcaatccaatagagcacctttgggatgtggtggaacgggagattcacatcatggatgtgcagccgacaaatctgcagcaactgtgtgatgctatcatgtcaatatggaccaacatctctgaggaatgtttccagcaccttgatgaatctatgccaccaagaattaaggcagttctgaaggcaaaaggggtccaacctggtacaagcaaggtgtacctaataaagtggccagtgagtgtatatatatatattgacacagtgaccttgttaagacacacagtgacacaataAACAATGATGAAGATCTTACTTGGTGGATGTGTCGTATGTACGGATCCTCCACCCAGACCTCTGTGAGTAAACTGCCTATATACGGCTTGAAAAGCACCTCGTAGCTGTAACCAGTAGCATCCTCCGCTATTCTAATCTGCTCATGGTACTTTCCATCTGACAGGAGAGGAAACACAGAGACTGAGGTTAGAGATTGGCACACAGAGCAGCCTGCAACAATAAAATCCATTATTTatcccccaacacacacacactcacacacatatttgTTTAACGACATGCACCGTGTAGCTTTCATAAATAGTAATAGTGTTCAAACCAGTTTTTGCCTCAGGGCCTCAAGAGTGGGTAAAATACAGAAACAATCTTCAGGGCCTTTACATTTTTAGTTTGTAGTTGTGCTGTGTGAATCAGTTGGTCTGTCAGAATATAttagattttcttttaaatatgcACCACTTATGCACATTATCTATTAAACTTAAGTGTTTGCACctctatatatatacatagtaTTTACACTCTTATTATGCATGTACATTTTACTGCAGTAcattcctgtttacattttgtctGTCCATGCAACTAATGATTCAtctcatattttatttgttgtattCTGTCACTTATTTGAACTTGTACTACTTTACATCCCTGTGCCTTAGGTTATATTTTTGTTCCTATCTGTGTgattttattaataatattatttttctaatttcattttttacacatatttaaattgcattgttgtAGGGAGTCTGAGACCTCAGTTTTTCAGTGGCAGTGACTGCTCTGCTAATTATTTTACGTTTGAAAATAAAAGACTCTGAACGttatcagcagctttttaaggGCCTTGAGGCAGATCCTGCTTTATTACCTGCCTGTAAACACAGGGGCCCGGTGTCAAAATGCATATGGttcatattttattgtaatattcttctgttctttatttatatttcttgatttttgcaatatttgcttttgttgtttttagttgtCAACTCGTTTGACTGATAACCAGTACCGATATTAATATATTCACTTCTTTCCCtccctaattttagtgatcatcaagtctctcctttagtggaattaacatcatattatgcatgtatGCTCTTATCGTGATGCCCACCAGTAGATggagaaatgaaaaacagtacttttcaatgtatgtgatatacattcattgtgcaaaccaagaaaaagcatgttgaccAATTGCaatgtttaattttaaagccaatattggccaATACCAATGACCTGCCGATATTGAAACTGCATTAATCAGGATTTTTACCCCTGTATATCAccaagtctgtttgttttggagagggagaAACCTCtacggataatttggctcctggtaaaaacctcccaaatgtctggatcttgagttatcagagaaaacaaGTGTGCACAGATTAACAGCAGCTTGGCTCACGGCTCGTCTCTGACAtaccaaacagcattggagaaacactgatttataactTCAAACCATGTTATTCAgagtttttaccagttttaatcaccagttctgtttgtttcggagaggaagaaaaacctcctgaacaatgaacaccgaaggaattctaaccaggagaagtttcagctggttgcaatgtcaatcctcaccactagatgccactaaatccccataAATCttacacgctggacctttaaccCACAAACAAGCGGGGGTTGTGTGAGGCCCCACCACAGCAGCCTAACCCAGCCTTTGCAGGAGCAGTTATCCACTTTCCCCGAGTTGTTATTGAGCCTTTAGTTCCTTGTGTTAATTACCTTCTTTCAGCTGGTTCACATGAGCTTTGATTTGCTCTGCTCTGTCCATGTAGCCCTTTATCTTCTCCCTGTAGTGCCCTCTCTTTGAGTCATCTTTCACAGCTGCTGGCAAGAAACAAGAATGAGCTATGGTTCATGTCTTCATCATGCTGCCTCTACTGTGTATCTGCATACCTTTCAACACGTCCATGAGCAGCTGGATGCCCTCCTGGTAGCAGACCAGAGACTCCTGGAAGCGGCTGCTGTTGTCCAGCTCCACCGCCCGCTTCAGGACGGAGATGGCGGATGTCTCCATCCCTGACACATGATTTTGTGTCATAATTCTGTCTATGTTTCGTCTCTTAAGAGCTTCTATAACACCAACAGGGCGTTCATGTTTATCTACTGTCAGGAAATGCGCTATTGAAGTGCGCCACAAAAATATTTCCCGCAGAAACGTATTTGTGGAATAGTGGTCCACGATGTTTACAGtttcaacacaaaaacataaagctAGAGCACCTATATTTTAATCACATCGTGTAAAAATTAAATACTACATAATCATTTTTTCCAATTCTCAAATATAGCTAAAAATAGCTCTAGGAACCTTGTT contains the following coding sequences:
- the mitd1 gene encoding MIT domain-containing protein 1; protein product: MTQNHVSGMETSAISVLKRAVELDNSSRFQESLVCYQEGIQLLMDVLKAVKDDSKRGHYREKIKGYMDRAEQIKAHVNQLKEDGKYHEQIRIAEDATGYSYEVLFKPYIGSLLTEVWVEDPYIRHIHQLYNFLRFCEMLLKAPCKVKKIHLLTSQDEADSGQQTSALAELKESLSAQGVTLDVQYSSSIHDREIRFNNGWIIKIGRGLDYFKRPKGRFSIGYCDYDLRQCHETSVDIFHTKHTKTL